In Silene latifolia isolate original U9 population chromosome 3, ASM4854445v1, whole genome shotgun sequence, a single window of DNA contains:
- the LOC141646582 gene encoding translocation protein SEC62 — translation MKKAGVEKKKARRSAGGATSGGGNDTPPRKQTAEKDVYLSFAEKVRDHKGLESRWAVLQETRVEYFRGKDFVSFLRNHSEVSDILGLDKNLEPEDIGNTLLKKNLIVRCDRVVKTLRPGKKKLSTWPAHLEIYPVQTFSDNDAFFVWTFVKRHPLWQTLLSFSWPVLTLAICLFPVYPHKAKLVVLYSCAGILLLIMCLLLLRATVFSALWILLGKRVWIFPNILAEEATLSELFRFWPKKDEEEPPKWTARLFFTIVAVVFISLLRHHAPDEAARARYQKRVSNIIDDVLEWSPKLALSGMMKQADIVNATDFHNDTASGSEPSSEVPPPPDNVDVEDIQEEGEDDSEQNHRDESE, via the exons ATGAAGAAAGCCGGCGTCGAGAAGAAGAAAGCTCGGCGATCAGCCGGCGGAGCCACCAGTGGCGGCGGCAACGATACACCTCCTAGG AAACAAACTGCAGAGAAGGATGTGTATCTATCATTTGCTGAGAAAGTGAGGGATCATAAAGGTTTGGAGTCAAGATGGGCTGTTCTACAGGAAACACGCGTTGAGTACTTTAGGGGGAAGGATTTTGTTAGTTTTTTGAGAAATCATTCTGAGGTTTCCGATATATTGGGATTAGACAAGAATCTGGAACCAGAAGATATTGGCAATACTCTTTTGAAGAAAAACCTTATAGTGCGTTGTGACCGTGTCGTAAAGACTTTAAGACCTGGAAAGAAGAAGTTATCTACTTGGCCGGCACACTTGGAGATCTATCCT GTTCAAACATTTTCAGACAACGATGCTTTCTTTGTGTGGACGTTTGTAAAGCGACATCCTTTATGGCAGACACTTCTCTCATTCTCTTGGCCTGTTTTAACACTAGCCATTTGCCTGTTTCCCGTATATCCACACAAGGCTAAGCTCGTGGTTCTCTACTCGTGCGCTGGGATTCTTCTACTTATAATGTGCCTTCTACTAT TGAGAGCTACAGTGTTTAGTGCTCTATGGATACTTCTTGGAAAGCGCGTGTGGATTTTCCCCAACATTCTTGCAGAAGAGGCAACATTGAGCGAGTTATTCCGGTTTTGGCCCAAGAAAGATGAAGAGGAACCACCAAAATGGACTGCTAGGCTTTTCTTTACTATAGTGGCTGTCGTCTTCATATCACTTTTGAGACATCATGCTCCAGATGAGGCTGCTCGAGCCAG GTATCAGAAACGGGTTTCCAACATTATTGACGATGTCCTGGAGTGGTCTCCTAAACTAGCTCTATCTGGAATGATGAAACAAGCAGACATAGTAAATGCAACCGACTTCCACAATGACACTGCAAGTGGCAGTGAACCAAGTTCTGAAGTACCACCACCTCCAGATAATGTGGATGTCGAGGACATTCAAGAGGAGGGTGAAGATGACAGTGAACAAAATCACAGGGATGAATCGGAATAA